In Brettanomyces nanus chromosome 3, complete sequence, a single genomic region encodes these proteins:
- a CDS encoding uncharacterized protein (BUSCO:EOG093402XG) — protein MSSLEFWLDFLGSPTLNSLPSDFNRPTNGQIDEQKRIISDLSDGQSSFLTNLTLFVILVYRLSGDEEITIATDNDKFEPFVLKLTLDDPNSSFHDLYEQVTHLYDQLSQKVVPLNQIVSALQDKRSLDTAPALFRVSFQHSRGSEEKLATSVNGSVRDLALFQQENGQINVFYNALLYREKRLEYFGEQFRQTANSFAEDSSLPISKVSLITSSQKTILPDPTADLDYSNYRGAIQDIFSDNAAKFPDRTCVIETASFLDPKTYDRTFNYRQIDQASNIVGNYLVKTHIKRGDIVMIYAYRGVDLMVAVMGVLKAGATFSVIDPAYPPARQNIYLKVADPRGIIVIKKAGTINQLVEDYITNELHVVTRIDALELQDDGCINGGEDNNQQDSADILQPYEQYKSQRTGVLVGPDSAPTLAFTSGSEGIPKGVLGRHFSLAYYFPWMAKTFHLNEKDKFTMLSGIAHDPIQRDMFTPLFLGATLLVPTQDDIGTPGRLAEWMAEHGATVTHLTPAMGQLLSAQATAKIDSLHHAFFVGDILTKRDCLRLQTLAKNCYIVNMYGTTETQRAVSYFEITSRAKDRYFLETQKDIMPAGKGMDNVQLLVVNRHDTLQTCGVGEVGEIYVRAAGLAECYRGLPEKNKEKFVNNWYTTPDEFIARDKALDKGESWRKFWKGPRDRLYRTGDLGCYLPDGNCECCGRADDQVKIRGFRIELGEIDTHISQYPLIRQNVTLVRNDRNGDKTLISFVVPKLNSDLENYYETNEKTEHIADPIVKGLVEFRKLIKSLRAHLKKRLANYAIPTLIIPMTRLPLNPNGKVDKPKLPYPSQAQLSEVAKFSEQDEQNITFSEMESKIRDLWLDVLPNRPASVYPDDSFFDLGGHSILATRMIFQLRKKFRIDVPLGTIFKHPTISSFAAEVERVEKHDSSSVEQTTSVDYYEDAVNLCTTMLKPAYATKYGLDRSGEINVFLTGCTGFLGSFITSELLSRSDKVNIHIYAHVRAKDTEAGMQRLVNAGTTYGLWKDSWRKRITVVLANLAKPQLGLSDAVYRHLSETIDVIIHNGAMVHWVYPYSQLRNANVISTINVLNLAAQGKPKNFSFVSTTSTLDVEHFNALSDKLVAEGKKGIPESDDLMRSSKGLGNGYGQSKWSAEYIIRRAGERGLRGAIVRPGYIQGSSLSGAANTDDFLLRMLKGCLQVGEYPDIKNGVNTVPVNHVARVVVSSALHPPIFDGKTNLPVVQVTGHPRIPLNKMLASLTQYGYDVSETHYTNWANDLERYVIDEGHSDCALFPLLHFVLGNLPETTKAPELDDSNATETLKEDVRWNSDGHDYSDGTGVTLEVMGIYISYLIKIGFLPVPSDKGPLNLPVAEVSEDSLELIRGGAGKRSSAAIK, from the coding sequence ATGTCGTCCTTAGAATTTTGGTTGGATTTCTTGGGTTCTCCCACTCTCAATAGCCTTCCTTCTGACTTCAATAGACCTACAAATGGTCAAATTGATGAACAAAAGAGAATCATTTCTGACCTTTCTGATGGACAATCTTCATTTCTCACTAATTTGACTTTGTTTGTCATCTTGGTATATCGTTTATCCGGCGATGAAGAGATTACCATTGCTACTGACAATGACAAGTTTGAGCCATTTGTGTTGAAACTTACTTTGGATGATCCTAATAGTTCATTTCATGATTTATATGAGCAGGTCACCCATCTTTATGATCAACTCTCTCAAAAAGTTGTACCACTCAACCAGATTGTCAGTGCTTTACAAGACAAGAGAAGTCTTGATACTGCTCCAGCTCTCTTCAGGGTATCCTTTCAACATTCCAGAGGATCTGAAGAGAAGCTAGCTACCTCTGTTAATGGATCTGTGAGAGATCTGGCTCTTTTTCAGCAAGAAAATGGACAAATAAATGTCTTTTACAATGCTCTTCtatatagagaaaagagacttgAATACTTTGGTGAGCAGTTCAGACAAACTGCCAATAGCTTTGCTGAGGATTCCTCCTTACCAATCTCTAAAGTCTCATTGATCACCTCTTCTCAAAAGACCATTTTGCCCGATCCAACTGCTGATTTAGACTATAGCAATTACCGTGGTGCTATTCAGGACATTTTCAGTGATAATGCCGCTAAATTTCCTGATAGAACTTGCGTTATCGAGACCGCTTCCTTTTTAGATCCCAAAACATACGATAGAACATTCAATTATCGTCAAATCGACCAGGCTTCCAACATTGTTGGCAATTACTTAGTTAAAACACATATTAAACGAGGCGATATTGTTATGATTTACGCATATAGAGGTGTTGATTTGATGGTGGCTGTTATGGGTGTGTTGAAAGCCGGTGCTACATTTTCTGTCATCGACCCTGCCTATCCCCCTGCTAGACAGAATATTTACTTGAAGGTTGCTGATCCTCGAGGAATTATTGTCATCAAAAAAGCCGGTACTATCAATCAGCTTGTGGAGGATTATATTACCAACGAATTGCATGTGGTAACTCGCATCGATGCGTTGGAACTTCAAGACGATGGTTGTATCAATGGTGGTGAAGACAACAACCAGCAAGATTCAGCCGACATTTTGCAGCCTTACGAACAGTACAAGTCACAGCGAACAGGCGTCCTCGTCGGTCCGGACTCTGCTCCAACACTTGCCTTTACTTCCGGTTCAGAAGGAATCCCCAAAGGTGTTCTAGGTCGTCACTTCTCCCTTGCCTACTATTTCCCATGGATGGCCAAGACCTTTCATCTCAATGAGAAGGATAAGTTCACTATGCTTTCTGGTATCGCACACGATCCTATTCAGAGAGACATGTTTACTCCTTTATTTCTTGGAGCCACCCTCTTGGTTCCAACCCAAGATGACATTGGTACTCCAGGTAGATTAGCCGAGTGGATGGCTGAACATGGTGCTACCGTCACTCATTTAACTCCCGCAATGGGCCAATTACTTTCTGCTCAGGCTACGGCTAAGATTGATTCTTTGCATCATGCATTCTTTGTCGGCGATATCTTGACCAAGAGAGACTGTCTTAGACTTCAGACCTTGGCAAAAAATTGCTATATTGTCAACATGTACGGTACCACCGAAACACAGCGTGCAGTGTCTTACTTTGAGATTACTAGTAGAGCTAAAGATCGTTATTTCTTGGAGACACAAAAGGATATTATGCCTGCCGGAAAAGGTATGGATAATGTTCAGTTACTTGTTGTGAATCGTCATGATACTTTACAGACTTGTGGTGTTGGAGAGGTTGGTGAAATTTATGTTCGTGCTGCCGGTTTAGCGGAATGCTATCGTGGATTGCCAGAGAAAAACAAGGAGAAGTTTGTGAACAACTGGTACACAACTCCAGATGAATTTATTGCCAGAGATAAGGCGCTCGATAAAGGTGAATCTTGGAGAAAGTTTTGGAAAGGTCCACGTGATCGGTTGTATCGTACTGGTGATTTGGGATGTTACCTTCCTGACGGCAACTGCGAATGTTGTGGTAGAGCAGACGACCAGGTCAAAATTAGAGGTTTCAGAATTGAATTAGGGGAGATTGATACACATATTTCTCAGTATCCTCTCATTCGGCAGAACGTGACACTTGTACGAAACGATCGAAATGGGGATAAGACTTTGATATCCTTTGTTGTTCCTAAGTTGAATTCTGATCTTGAAAATTACTACGAGACTAATGAAAAGACTGAACATATTGCAGATCCTATAGTCAAAGGATTGGTCGAGTTCCGAAAGCTAATAAAGTCTCTAAGAGCccatttgaaaaagaggttgGCCAATTACGCAATTCCTACGCTTATAATTCCTATGACTCGCTTGCCATTGAATCCTAACGGTAAAGTGGACAAGCCTAAGCTACCGTATCCATCCCAAGCACAGTTGTCTGAAGTGGCCAAATTTTCTGAACAGGATGAACAAAATATTACGTTCTCTGAAATGGAGTCTAAAATTAGAGATTTATGGCTTGATGTGCTACCAAATAGACCTGCCAGCGTGTATCCAGAtgactctttctttgatttggGTGGTCATTCTATTCTAGCTACACGTATGATCTTCCAGCTTCGTAAGAAATTCCGTATAGATGTTCCACTTGGAACAATCTTCAAGCACCCTACCATTAGTTCATTTGCTGCGGAAGTTGAGCGGGTTGAAAAACACGACTCCTCTTCTGTTGAACAGACAACCAGCGTCGACTATTACGAAGATGCTGTCAATTTGTGCACGACGATGTTGAAGCCTGCATATGCTACCAAATATGGATTGGATAGAAGCGGCGAAATCAACGTGTTTCTCACTGGATGCACTGGATTTCTTGGATCGTTCATCACAAGCGAGCTTTTATCTAGGTCAGATAAGGTCAATATCCATATCTATGCTCATGTTAGGGCTAAAGATACCGAGGCTGGTATGCAGAGACTTGTTAATGCTGGAACCACCTACGGCCTTTGGAAGGATTCatggaggaagaggattACTGTTGTGCTAGCAAACTTGGCCAAACCGCAGCTTGGCCTAAGCGACGCCGTTTATCGTCACTTGTCCGAAACAATTGATGTGATTATTCATAACGGTGCCATGGTGCACTGGGTGTATCCGTACTCTCAGTTGAGAAATGCCAATGTGATTTCCACAATTAATGTTCTCAATTTGGCCGCTCAAGGTaaaccaaagaacttcAGCTTTGTCTCTACCACGTCCACTTTGGACGTTGAACACTTCAATGCGCTCTCTGATAAGTTGGTGGCAGAGGGTAAGAAGGGAATTCCAGAGTCTGATGACCTAATGAGATCTTCCAAGGGCTTGGGTAACGGCTATGGTCAATCGAAGTGGTCTGCAGAGTACATCATTCGTCGAGCTGGCGAAAGGGGACTTAGAGGTGCCATTGTGAGACCTGGTTATATCCAGGGAAGCTCATTGTCTGGTGCTGCCAATACGGATGACTTTTTACTCAGAATGTTAAAGGGATGCCTCCAAGTAGGTGAGTATCCAGATATAAAGAATGGAGTCAATACCGTTCCTGTTAATCATGTGGCCAGGGTTGTTGTTTCGTCGGCTTTACACCCACCTATTTTTGATGGCAAGACTAATTTGCCAGTGGTTCAGGTTACTGGACATCCAAGAATACCACTCAATAAGATGCTCGCATCTCTCACCCAATACGGATACGACGTATCCGAGACACATTACACGAATTGGGCAAACGACCTTGAAAGGTATGTTATAGATGAAGGTCATTCTGATTGTGCATTATTCCCTTTGCTTCACTTTGTGTTGGGGAACTTGCCTGAAACTACCAAAGCTCCGGAATTAGATGACTCTAATGCCACCGagactttgaaagaagacgTCCGGTGGAATAGTGATGGCCACGATTATTCTGATGGAACAGGCGTCACATTGGAAGTGATGGGAATTTATATTAGCTACTTGATCAAAATTGGTTTCTTGCCTGTTCCGTCCGACAAGggaccattgaatcttcccGTGGCGGAAGTTTCCGAGGATTCGTTGGAATTAATTAGAGGTGGTGCTGGCAAGAGAAGTAGTGCTGCTATTAAGTGA
- a CDS encoding uncharacterized protein (BUSCO:EOG09343SOB), producing MTTQNQPIKVAFVCLGNICRSPMAEAVFKKVVQDNDLSDCFSEITSFGTAAYHTGETPDHRTVRVCKERNVPINHRAQKISADHFNHFDYIICMDNANLHTLKSRNPGNSKAVVQLFGHWKEDSLVSEEVNDPYYGGVDGFEACYQQCYHFSQVFIKRELD from the exons ATGACAACTCAGAATCAGCCTATTAAAGTGGCCTTTGTTTGCCTTGGAAATAT TTGCCGTAGTCCTATGGCTGAAGCTGTCTTTAAGAAGGTGGTGCAAGACAATGATTTGTCTGACTGTTTCTCAGAAATAACTTCATTTGGAACGGCTGCTTATCATACAGGCGAAACTCCAGATCATAGAACTGTTAGGGTCTGCAAGGAGCGTAATGTCCCTATAAATCATCGAGCCCAGAAGATTTCCGCAGATCACTTCAACCACTTCGATTACATCATCTGCATGGATAATGCCAACTTGCATACTTTGAAATCCAGAAACCCTGGCAATTCTAAAGCTGTCGTTCAACTTTTTGGAcattggaaagaagattccTTGGTTTCAGAAGAGGTGAATGATCCTTACTATGGGGGAGTGGACGGTTTCGAAGCATGCTACCAGCAATGCTACCACTTCAGCCAAGTGTTTATAAAAAGAGAACTAGATTAA
- a CDS encoding uncharacterized protein (BUSCO:EOG09342VEG) produces MVELDWNNVPKDMCPVCKTDKYLSPEIQFKINPECYHKICDSCVDRIFSLGPSPCPYPNCGKILRKNKFKTQIFDDLEVEKECDIRRRVLSIYNKKEHDFASTEVYNKYQEEIEDIVYRMLYKIDIEKTEEQLKEYSIANKQSIRLNNARRDQEYEKFIRLQKLEKQYKSERIRLNRLIVQEQTNLKSLEKIKAMDQLQESSEEKDPDAVIKSVKESMKKQSSKYKKQLEDLHKKYKRQKEAIIKNQQSSSKKNQDAALRVPFTPFDGDRLSPKPYHLDPSKYKDPYLEKMVSDVQFKAGGYKLDDYYERSLNEAFTGLNCFIEEEKVN; encoded by the coding sequence atggtTGAACTAGATTGGAATAATGTGCCCAAGGACATGTGTCCTGTGTGCAAAACGGACAAGTATCTTTCTCCCGAGATTCAGTTTAAGATAAATCCCGAATGTTACCATAAGATCTGCGATTCATGCGTTGACAGAATTTTCTCATTGGGTCCATCACCTTGTCCTTATCCTAACTGTGGCAAGATTTTACGTAAGAACAAGTTCAAGACTCAgatatttgatgatttggaagtaGAGAAAGAGTGCGATATTCGCCGCAGAGTGTTGAGCATATACAACAAAAAGGAGCACGATTTCGCATCTACCGAGGTGTATAACAAGTACcaggaagagattgaagatatAGTATACAGGATGTTGTACAAAATCGACATTGAGAAAACTGAAGAGCAGCTTAAAGAGTACTCTATTGCCAACAAACAGTCGATCAGATTGAATAATGCAAGAAGAGACCAAGAATATGAGAAGTTCATTCGTCTAcagaagttggagaagcAGTACAAATCGGAAAGAATCAGGTTGAATAGACTTATAGTACAGGAGCAGACCAATCTGAAGAGtttggaaaagataaaGGCCATGGATCAATTACAAGAGTCCtcagaggagaaggatCCTGACGCAGTAATTAAATCCGTGAAGGAGTCCATGAAGAAGCAATCAAGTAAGTATAAAAAGCAACTGGAAGATCTGCACAAGAAATATAAGAGACAAAAGGAAGCGATCATTAAGAACCAGCAATCATCctcgaagaagaaccagGATGCTGCATTGCGGGTGCCATTTACACCATTTGATGGAGACAGATTGAGTCCGAAGCCATATCATTTGGATCCTTCAAAGTATAAAGATCCATATCTGGAAAAAATGGTGAGTGATGTACAGTTTAAGGCCGGTGGTTATAAGTTGGATGATTACTATGAGAGATCGTTGAATGAAGCATTTACCGGGTTAAACTGCTTCATCGAGGAGGAAAAGGTTAATTAA
- a CDS encoding uncharacterized protein (EggNog:ENOG41) codes for MISQESIDLINSQIFENKQPLTYKVLSRKLKISNESSRDLLESYYDKYKEQHHQLCPTYILMGTHSHESDQNNVGDYGEDSGSMLIKLCKLSELEESKKQFRRVDSSFIYSLSIGDVSLNNIAAVNETIPPTSESDCGVYGVIRTPTSGIFDKPLVEKKQVKVEEKNDNRTIAAEIKTVKEETDPFASYRARKSEEKKAEREAKREAKREVKREVKREVKREAKRNRVVIDEAPSRKRTKIESDKAREQEEELSKMFEDDDKDAMEVTNPEEKGIDTTEDKAESHADEINKSLDEEPQADETNAQKSQTDDVKTYVDDDGYMVTVKSSKSRSKPPKAPKGSRKPSSFDHKLETKKKGQGPKKQSSLMSFFGKKR; via the coding sequence ATGATCTCACAAGAAAGTATTGATCTGATCAACTCTCAAATCTTTGAGAATAAGCAGCCTCTCACTTACAAAGTTCTTTCcagaaaattgaaaattaGTAATGAGTCCTCGAGAGACCTGTTAGAGAGTTACTATGACAAGTATAAAGAACAGCACCACCAGCTTTGTCCGACATACATTTTAATGGGAACACATTCACATGAAAGTGACCAGAATAATGTTGGGGATTATGGAGAAGATAGTGGATCGATGCTTATTAAATTGTGCAAGTTGTCTGAGTTAGAAGAGTCCAAGAAGCAGTTTCGGCGAGTTGATTCAAGCTTTATTTATAGTTTGAGTATTGGTGATGTCTCGTTGAACAATATTGCTGCTGTAAATGAAACCATTCCACCTACTAGTGAGTCAGATTGTGGAGTTTATGGAGTGATACGAACACCTACCTCaggaatatttgataaACCATTagtagagaagaagcaagttaaagtggaagagaagaacgaTAATAGAACGATAGCAGCAGAAATAAAGACtgttaaagaagaaacggATCCATTTGCATCATACAGAGCAAGAAAATccgaggaaaagaaggcagaaagagaagccaaaagagaagccaaAAGAGAAGTCAAAAGAGAAGTCAAAAGAGAGgtcaaaagagaagccaaGAGAAACAGAGTGGTGATAGATGAAGCAccttccagaaagagaactAAGATTGAAAGTGATAAAGCCAGGGAAcaagaagaggaattgTCTAAGATgtttgaggatgatgataaagatgcTATGGAGGTTACTAATCCCGAAGAGAAGGGTATTGATACTACTGAAGATAAGGCTGAAAGTCATGCGGATGAGATTAACAAATCTCTTGACGAAGAGCCCCAGGCTGATGAGACGAATGCTCAGAAGTCACAGACAGACGATGTTAAGACttatgttgatgatgacggATACATGGTGACGGTGAAAAGCTCGAAATCTAGGTCAAAGCCACCAAAGGCACCAAAGGGAAGTCGgaaaccttcttcatttgaCCACAAGCTTgagaccaagaagaagggaCAAGGGCCCAAAAAACAGTCTTCGTTGATGTCTTTCTtcggaaagaagagatag
- a CDS encoding uncharacterized protein (EggNog:ENOG41), whose amino-acid sequence MPSQQQTETSKVHEHSNEPTELTTPAASSPTNTAQSPSANSSLPLPKPPINPGNTVPAKTLWMGDIEAWWDEGYLVQLWAKLGLAVMVKVIKPKRNLILRQLAKSNGQPMLNHSGYCFVEFDTPQQAQEALALNGSPIPDSGNKLFRLNWATAATLNSQIEQTPEYSLFVGDLSPVTTEAHLLSLFQTHFNTVKTVRVMTDPATGLSRCFGFVRFSSEVDRNRALGEMNGKWLGGRLIRVALATPKHQASLGYSGNEAPGGSPLTVGAIGPMGSMGPMGPMGPVGPVGPMGSIGSMTDVEPRDIYMSAPMGYYAATTPQRFGASASPTTAQSSSSTGINSITGASSQPGYADPTNTTVFVGGLAASVSEDTLRTLFEPFGPIVHVRVPPGKGCGFVKFEDRGSAQQAVAGMEGFVIGGSRIRLSWGRSSNRNRQHQQQQLEQQQFQPAFQFQRLQAEPPQGQSQQVQQAQARQMMMAAMTGPPSGGASLAPGRFDFSGPIPPRMAAPSTNGGPDQPTVFTAPQGGPLGPSAGLVEIPPGTQLFYDPYFASNGAPLEPQESGFTTTSLATRQESTVTTSNDAPNSQIAPTELALNGAVAGMTLEDMPQQFYDQSGQYLYMAPPFPNPMMPLMTGKNEIEETRSGAERPGNTLHQNGNHGGPDSKSDR is encoded by the coding sequence ATGCCATCTCAACAACAGACGGAGACCTCCAAGGTCCATGAGCATTCCAATGAACCGACAGAGCTGACTACACCAGCAGCCTCTTCTCCCACTAACACTGCCCAATCTCCTTCAGCAAACTCATCACTGCCTTTACCCAAACCTCCTATAAACCCTGGAAATACTGTTCCTGCAAAAACCCTTTGGATGGGGGATATAGAGGCTTGGTGGGACGAAGGCTACTTGGTACAACTATGGGCCAAGCTTGGACTGGCCGTCATGGTTAAAGTCATCAAACCTAAAAGGAACTTGATTCTTCGCCAGCTGGCAAAGAGCAATGGTCAACCCATGTTGAACCATTCTGGATACTGCTTTGTTGAATTCGACACACCACAACAGGCTCAAGAGGCCCTTGCTCTGAATGGCTCTCCTATTCCAGATTCTGGTAACAAACTGTTCCGCCTTAATTGGGCCACAGCTGCCACACTTAACTCTCAGATTGAACAGACACCTGAATATTCACTGTTTGTTGGCGATCTCTCTCCGGTTACTACCGAGGCTCATCTTTTATCCTTGTTCCAAACCCATTTCAATACCGTGAAAACTGTTCGGGTCATGACCGATCCTGCTACAGGTCTTTCACGCTGCTTTGGGTTTGTCAGATTTTCTAGCGAAGTGGACAGAAATAGGGCTCTCGGTGAAATGAATGGAAAATGGCTTGGTGGTAGGCTTATTCGCGTGGCTTTAGCCACCCCAAAGCATCAGGCCTCTTTAGGTTACAGTGGAAACGAAGCTCCCGGTGGATCTCCGCTAACTGTTGGAGCCATTGGACCTATGGGATCTATGGGACCTATGGGACCTATGGGGCCTGTGGGACCTGTGGGACCTATGGGATCGATTGGATCGATGACTGATGTGGAGCCACGGGACATATACATGTCTGCACCTATGGGTTATTACGCGGCAACCACTCCACAGCGATTTGGTGCTTCTGCCAGCCCTACTACAGCAcaatcatcatcttccactGGAATCAATTCGATAACAGGTGCAAGTTCTCAACCTGGATATGCCGATCCAACAAACACTACTGTCTTCGTAGGTGGCCTTGCGGCCAGTGTTTCAGAAGATACCCTTCGTACTCTTTTTGAACCATTTGGACCCATTGTCCATGTTCGAGTTCCACCAGGAAAGGGCTGTGGATTTGTCAAGTTTGAGGACCGTGGGTCTGCGCAACAGGCAGTTGCAGGAATGGAAGGCTTTGTTATTGGAGGCTCTCGTATTCGACTCAGTTGGGGACGTTCCAGCAACCGAAACAGGCAGCaccaacagcaacaactGGAGCAGCAACAATTCCAGCCAGCTTTCCAGTTTCAGCGGCTCCAAGCAGAACCACCACAAGGTCAATCACAGCAGGTGCAGCAGGCTCAAGCCCGACAAATGATGATGGCAGCGATGACAGGACCCCCTTCTGGAGGTGCCTCTCTGGCCCCTGGACGGTTTGATTTTTCAGGCCCTATTCCACCTCGAATGGCTGCCCCCTCAACGAATGGTGGCCCGGATCAACCTACGGTCTTTACTGCTCCCCAAGGTGGACCTTTAGGACCATCGGCAGGACTTGTGGAAATTCCTCCAGGGACACAACTGTTCTATGACCCCTACTTTGCTTCTAATGGTGCACCGCTTGAGCCTCAAGAAAGTGGTTTCACGACGACATCTCTGGCTACACGTCAGGAATCGACAGTAACCACATCGAACGACGCTCCCAATAGTCAGATTGCTCCAACGGAACTCGCATTAAACGGCGCTGTTGCAGGAATGACATTGGAAGACATGCCTCAACAATTTTACGACCAATCCGGTCAATATTTGTACATGGCACCACCATTTCCTAACCCCATGATGCCTTTGATGACAGGTAAGAACGAAATAGAGGAGACGAGATCCGGTGCAGAAAGACCAGGAAACACGCTGCATCAAAATGGCAACCACGGCGGCCCAGACAGTAAGTCCGATCGCTAA
- a CDS encoding uncharacterized protein (EggNog:ENOG41), whose product MLSREARKELRKRGAARRTVDLDDLVLKTPPIKDSKENLLSSSSRESSSDEGSNEKSSEKSSEKSSEKSNAKSNEKSDEKSNEKSNEKSDEKSSEKSNAKSNEKSDEKSNEKSNEKSDEKSDEKSNEKSNEEKQIRRRTLRSSDYDVIVVGERKSKGISPVAEKTMRRKTTKKRGSLLKKEANVKKRRLTSNPEDEFKEEDVDSSGLELRPVSEEAYQSSKSRIATSYQQKVESRTVKSHKRGRKKQHNGMVQIKYRRMPANRTKIITIDVIGQILSDYFSKKSLEKTKFGKFLASYRSILNEYFDLLIDLQLSNNLILYDLSAVNRQKNQCRLEIFNTREERNENSVKINSLRQGYMELKKKYDEKLRMYNNLLELKGDSNANLEKKPHGTSNQLPLVDFALVDLKKVVEPGFNLIDKLKAVNDQIGKLVED is encoded by the coding sequence ATGCTGTCAAGAGAAGCTCGTAAAGAGCTTCGTAAACGTGGAGCGGCCAGAAGAACTGTCGACTTAGATGACTTGGTACTAAAGACACCTCCCATCAAAGACAGCAAGGAGAACTTGCTGAGCTCCTCGTCACGTGAATCGTCAAGTGATGAGGGGTCGAATGAGAAGTCGAGTGAGAAGTCGAGTGAGAAGTCGAGTGAGAAGTCGAATGCGAAGTCGAATGAGAAGTCGGATGAGAAGTCGAATGAGAAGTCGAATGAGAAGTCGGATGAGAAGTCGAGTGAGAAGTCGAATGCGAAGTCGAATGAGAAGTCGGATGAGAAGTCGAATGAGAAGTCGAATGAGAAGTCGGATGAGAAGTCGGATGAGAAGTCGAATGAGAAGTCGAATGAGGAAAAGCAAATCAGAAGGAGAACTTTAAGAAGCTCTGATTATGACGTTATTGTTgttggagaaagaaagtctAAAGGGATTTCACCAGTTGCTGAAAAGACCATGAGGAGAAAGACAACTAAAAAAAGAGGGTCACTCCTAAAGAAGGAAGCCAACGTTAAGAAGAGACGACTTACAAGCaatccagaagatgaattcaaagaggaagatgttgaCTCTTCTGGGCTTGAGTTAAGGCCCGTCTCTGAGGAAGCATATCAATCCTCTAAGAGTCGAATTGCAACTTCTTATCAACAAAAAGTTGAATCTAGGACAGTAAAATCGCATAAAAGAGGACGTAAAAAGCAACACAATGGGATGGTTCAAATCAAATATCGAAGAATGCCTGCAAATAGAACCAAAATCATTACTATAGACGTTATTGGTCAGATTCTTTCCGATTACTTCTCTAAAAAGAGTTTGGAGAAGACCAAGTTTGGCAAGTTCCTAGCCAGCTACCGAAGTATCTTGAATGAGTACTTTGATCTATTAATTGATCTCCAATTGTCGAACAATTTGATTCTCTACGACTTGAGTGCAGTTAACAGACAGAAAAACCAATGTAGACTTGAGATTTTCAATAcacgagaagaaagaaatgagaaTAGTGTTAAGATCAATAGTTTACGTCAAGGATACATGgagctgaagaagaagtacgATGAAAAGTTGAGGATGTACAATAATTTGCTAGAATTGAAAGGAGATAGCAACGCTAACCTTGAAAAAAAACCTCATGGAACAAGCAATCAGCTGCCATTGGTGGACTTTGCTCTGGttgacttgaagaaagtcGTAGAGCCAGGATTCAATTTGATTGACAAACTGAAGGCCGTCAATGATCAGATAGGTAAATTGGTGGAGGATTGA
- the ERV14 gene encoding COPII-coated vesicle protein (BUSCO:EOG09344DZJ) — protein MNGEAWLYILSVIVNAVNLFLQVFFTIMYSDLECDYINPIELCNKLNKYIVPEACVHGVLTLLFLLNGQWFSFLLNLPLLGYNANKIYKKNYLLDATEIFRTLSKHKKESFIKLGFHLLMFFYYLYRMIAALISDETLD, from the coding sequence ATGAACGGCGAAGCTTGGCTCTACATATTATCCGTCATAGTGAATGCGGTGAACTTGTTTCTTCAGgtcttcttcactatcaTGTATAGTGATTTAGAGTGTGATTACATCAACCCCATTGAGCTTTGCAACAAGTTGAACAAATACATTGTGCCTGAAGCCTGTGTCCATGGTGTGTTGACGCTTTTATTTTTACTTAATGGCCAGTGGTTCTCCTTTTTGTTGAACCTTCCATTACTCGGCTACAATGCTAATAAGATCTATAAGAAGAACTACCTGTTGGATGCCACTGAGATTTTCAGAACTTTGTCCAAGCATAAGAAGGAGTCTTTTATCAAGTTGGGATTCCACTTGTTGATGTTCTTCTACTACTTGTATAGAATGATTGCCGCCTTGATTTCCGATGAGACCCTTGATTAA